A stretch of the Portunus trituberculatus isolate SZX2019 chromosome 11, ASM1759143v1, whole genome shotgun sequence genome encodes the following:
- the LOC123502494 gene encoding uncharacterized protein LOC123502494 has protein sequence MARTEPHAAYSAYTHGLQHRWRFAMRTIPGISPLLAPLEVSIRNTFIPALLRSHTIGNGERALLELPPRLGGMGITSPKKLATVENLISLKLTRSLTEDHCSGRTW, from the coding sequence ATGGCCAGGACTGAGCCTCATGCAGCCTACTCCGCCTACACCCACGGCTTGCAGCATCGATGGAGATTCGCCATGCGCACCATCCCAGGCATCAGCCCTCTCCTTGCACCACTGGAGGTCTCGATAAGGAACACCTTCATCCCAGCGTTACTGAGATCCCACACCATCGGAAATGGGGAGAGGGCGCTGCTCGAACTTCCACCAAGACTGGGCGGGATGGGAATCACCTCCCCTAAGAAGTTAGCGACTGTGGAGAACCTCATCTCCCTCAAGCTCACCAGGTCCCTCACAGAAGATCATTGCTCAGGACGCACATGGTGA